One Paraburkholderia phytofirmans OLGA172 genomic window carries:
- a CDS encoding 4Fe-4S binding protein, with the protein MSAVMTRPGRLAAAGQWMQRHGGLIRGIQWVVVAVYAFLILVPAVMPLPDDTAHLWNNLTLAAQFVFWGIWWPFVLLSMVMLGRVWCGVLCPEGALAEFASKYGRGWAIPRWMRWGGWPFVAFGMTTIYGQMVSVYQYPKAVLLVLGGSTFAAMIIGLLYGREKRVWCKYLCPVNGVFSLLARLAPFHYKVDEDAWRRSYKNGEHGHRVIPINCAPLLPLRNMKGASDCHMCGRCSGHRDAIALTWRAPSSEVVQLGDKQANPWDTALILYGLLGIAIGAFHWTASRWFVDLKMFFATWLVDHDITWPLDTNAPWFLFTHYPEQNDVFSWLDGTMVIGYILATALVYGTALLVLLMGATRMLGRFNTVRLHHLAQGLIPIAGAGVFLGLSATTLSLLRAEHMSLWWASDMRIAILAIANLWSAWLAWLVTRRYSARFLQRGLAMVWFAAALAVVDSAWWLMFWGWASK; encoded by the coding sequence ATGAGTGCCGTCATGACCCGCCCGGGCCGCCTCGCCGCGGCCGGGCAGTGGATGCAGCGTCATGGCGGCCTGATCCGCGGCATTCAGTGGGTCGTGGTGGCGGTGTACGCGTTCCTGATTCTCGTGCCGGCGGTGATGCCGCTGCCGGACGACACCGCGCATCTGTGGAACAACCTGACGCTGGCGGCTCAGTTCGTGTTCTGGGGCATTTGGTGGCCCTTCGTGCTGCTGTCGATGGTGATGCTTGGCCGCGTCTGGTGCGGCGTGTTGTGCCCGGAGGGCGCGCTCGCGGAATTCGCCAGCAAGTATGGCCGCGGTTGGGCGATTCCGCGCTGGATGCGCTGGGGCGGCTGGCCGTTCGTCGCATTCGGCATGACCACCATCTACGGGCAGATGGTCAGCGTCTACCAGTATCCCAAAGCGGTGCTGCTGGTGCTCGGCGGCTCGACCTTCGCGGCGATGATCATCGGCTTGCTGTACGGACGCGAGAAGCGCGTCTGGTGCAAGTATCTATGCCCCGTCAACGGGGTTTTCTCGCTTCTCGCGCGTCTCGCGCCGTTCCACTACAAAGTCGATGAAGACGCGTGGCGCCGTTCGTACAAGAACGGCGAACATGGGCATCGCGTGATTCCGATCAATTGCGCGCCGCTGCTGCCGCTGCGCAATATGAAGGGCGCCTCGGACTGCCATATGTGCGGCCGTTGCAGCGGGCATCGCGACGCGATCGCGCTGACGTGGCGCGCGCCGTCGTCGGAAGTCGTGCAGCTCGGCGACAAGCAGGCGAACCCGTGGGACACCGCGTTGATCCTGTACGGCCTGCTCGGCATCGCAATCGGCGCGTTCCACTGGACCGCTTCGCGCTGGTTCGTCGACCTGAAGATGTTCTTCGCCACGTGGCTGGTCGATCATGACATCACCTGGCCGCTCGACACGAACGCGCCGTGGTTCCTGTTCACGCATTACCCTGAGCAGAACGACGTGTTCTCGTGGCTCGACGGCACGATGGTGATCGGCTACATCCTCGCCACGGCGCTGGTGTACGGCACGGCGCTGCTGGTGCTGCTGATGGGCGCGACGCGCATGCTGGGACGCTTCAACACCGTGCGTCTGCATCATTTGGCGCAAGGCCTGATTCCGATTGCCGGCGCAGGGGTATTCCTTGGCTTGTCGGCGACCACGCTGTCGCTGCTGCGCGCGGAGCATATGTCGTTGTGGTGGGCGTCGGATATGCGTATCGCGATCCTGGCGATCGCCAACCTGTGGAGCGCGTGGCTCGCCTGGCTCGTCACACGCCGCTATAGCGCGCGTTTCCTTCAACGCGGTCTCGCGATGGTGTGGTTCGCCGCGGCGCTGGCTGTGGTCGATAGCGCATGGTGGCTGATGTTCTGGGGCTGGGCTTCGAAGTAG
- the hemP gene encoding hemin uptake protein HemP: MTDLTRSSTLSLRRPAAALTSRPKTSTATATVAKPAADRVGSTSEKPDRVVRSDALLQGHSHVSIVHNGETYQLRATRLGKLILTK, encoded by the coding sequence ATGACCGATCTCACGCGCTCTTCAACACTCAGCTTGCGCCGCCCGGCGGCCGCGCTGACCAGCCGTCCGAAAACATCGACGGCGACGGCAACCGTCGCGAAGCCCGCAGCGGATCGCGTCGGCAGCACGAGCGAGAAGCCGGATCGGGTCGTGCGCAGCGACGCACTGCTGCAAGGACATAGCCACGTCAGCATCGTGCATAACGGCGAGACCTACCAGTTGCGTGCAACGCGCCTAGGCAAGCTGATCCTGACGAAATAA
- a CDS encoding SRPBCC family protein, translated as MNFEHLIQINDPLNPFVDAMTREQLWEGLVLRAEQPQLFVIGLDSCTILSREGDTLERELHYGQATVRDRVTLQDRQSVRYDILPTADYVGGSLTMTIEQPDELQLFLRFEYATTLPVSNDQDAVQTQEIVKSAYRENDIDTVRLIRQYVQTKQEPGSLH; from the coding sequence TTGAATTTCGAACACCTTATCCAGATCAACGATCCGTTGAATCCGTTTGTCGACGCGATGACCCGCGAGCAGTTATGGGAGGGTCTCGTGCTGCGCGCCGAACAGCCGCAACTGTTCGTGATCGGACTCGACAGCTGCACCATCCTTTCGCGCGAGGGCGACACCCTCGAACGGGAGTTGCACTATGGCCAGGCCACCGTGCGCGACCGTGTCACGCTGCAGGATCGCCAGAGCGTGCGCTATGACATTCTGCCGACGGCGGACTATGTCGGCGGCTCGCTGACGATGACTATCGAGCAGCCTGACGAACTGCAGTTGTTCCTGCGCTTCGAATACGCAACCACCCTGCCCGTATCCAACGACCAGGACGCCGTGCAGACGCAGGAAATCGTGAAGTCGGCATATCGCGAGAACGATATCGATACCGTGCGGCTGATCCGCCAGTACGTGCAGACCAAGCAGGAACCCGGTTCGTTGCATTGA
- a CDS encoding OsmC family protein: MAESTVTAHIGSTNFQVLFDDGKHTWLADEPESLGGGDRGPAPVALLLSSLGACTSITLKMYAQRKGWPLTDVRVALSLETGDAGSTIDRKIMLEGDLSDEQRERLLQIANACPVHKILTHSIAIRSGLAVA, from the coding sequence ATGGCAGAGTCCACCGTCACCGCCCACATTGGTTCGACAAATTTCCAGGTCCTTTTCGACGACGGCAAGCACACATGGCTCGCCGACGAACCCGAGTCGCTTGGCGGCGGTGATCGCGGGCCGGCGCCCGTCGCGCTGTTGCTGTCGAGCCTCGGTGCCTGTACGTCGATCACGCTGAAGATGTACGCTCAGCGTAAGGGCTGGCCACTCACCGACGTGCGCGTGGCGCTGTCGCTCGAAACCGGCGACGCGGGCTCGACCATCGACCGCAAGATCATGCTGGAAGGCGATTTGTCCGACGAACAGCGGGAACGGCTCTTGCAGATTGCCAATGCGTGCCCAGTTCACAAGATCCTCACGCATTCGATTGCGATCCGTTCTGGTCTTGCCGTGGCCTGA
- a CDS encoding pirin family protein, with amino-acid sequence MTTTRTIERTFPAVRATEGGGFIVHRPFPTRLLMDFDPFLLLDEMGPIDYAPGEAKGAPDHPHRGFETVTYVLEGQLGHKDSAGHSGTLHAGDVQWMTAGAGVVHSEMPDPSFVRTGGRVHGLQLWVNLPRRDKMMKPRYQEISSASIPVATSADGKVRVKVIAGEALGAKAAIETRTPILYQHFSLQPGATIQQPVPADYRVFAYSLSGKGFYGEGDARQEIDAQKMVVFQNDGESVMLTAGAEPLEVLLLGGVPLKEPVVRYGPFVMNTEEEIRQAVVDYQAGRMGAITH; translated from the coding sequence ATGACCACGACACGCACGATCGAACGCACGTTTCCCGCCGTTCGCGCGACCGAAGGTGGCGGCTTTATCGTCCACCGCCCGTTTCCGACCCGCCTGCTGATGGATTTCGATCCGTTTCTGCTGCTCGACGAAATGGGGCCGATCGACTACGCGCCGGGCGAGGCCAAAGGCGCGCCGGATCATCCGCATCGGGGCTTCGAAACGGTCACATACGTGCTCGAGGGCCAGCTCGGCCATAAGGATTCAGCAGGCCATTCAGGCACCCTGCATGCCGGCGACGTGCAATGGATGACTGCAGGCGCGGGCGTCGTGCACAGTGAGATGCCGGATCCGTCGTTCGTGCGCACCGGTGGGCGCGTGCACGGTTTGCAACTATGGGTGAATCTGCCGCGCCGCGACAAGATGATGAAGCCGCGCTACCAGGAGATATCGTCGGCCAGCATTCCGGTCGCGACGTCCGCGGACGGCAAGGTGCGCGTCAAGGTCATCGCGGGCGAAGCGCTCGGGGCGAAGGCAGCGATCGAAACGCGCACGCCGATCCTGTATCAGCATTTCTCGCTGCAACCGGGCGCGACGATCCAGCAACCCGTGCCGGCCGACTACCGGGTGTTCGCTTACAGCCTGTCGGGCAAGGGCTTTTACGGCGAAGGCGACGCGCGCCAGGAAATCGACGCGCAGAAGATGGTGGTATTTCAGAACGACGGCGAGTCGGTCATGCTGACGGCCGGCGCCGAGCCGCTCGAAGTGTTGCTGCTCGGTGGCGTGCCGCTGAAAGAACCGGTGGTACGTTACGGCCCGTTCGTGATGAACACGGAAGAGGAAATCCGCCAGGCGGTCGTCGACTACCAGGCTGGGCGCATGGGCGCGATCACCCATTGA
- a CDS encoding LysR family transcriptional regulator: protein MKIDSHNLNDLMYFSQVVEHGGFSAAERVLGISKSRLSRRLTELEASLGVRLLQRSTRKLALTEAGELFYQHCQAMLSEAQAAVNVVQQLRSSPRGTVRVSVPVTISQTILSQILPEFMHRYPEVRVVMRVTNRVVDLFEDSIDVALRVRSDPPENANIVVRPLWRTQQMLVGAPSLLQQNAPPLLPADLSRFETLDVPTGDGRHVFNLIAPDGTRHAHEHEPRLVTADLMTIREAVLSGVGIAAVPEMMYGSALRAGQLSPVMPGWTLPTPQLYAVFVSRQGMVPAVRAFVDYLVEMLDPDEGKHIAGECPTRTAPEAAVQPVLTIAS, encoded by the coding sequence ATGAAAATCGATTCACACAATCTGAATGATCTGATGTATTTTTCGCAGGTCGTCGAACACGGCGGTTTTTCCGCCGCCGAGCGCGTGCTGGGCATTTCCAAGTCGCGCCTCTCGCGCCGGCTGACCGAACTGGAAGCGTCGCTGGGCGTGCGTTTGCTGCAGCGCTCCACCCGCAAGCTGGCGCTCACTGAAGCCGGCGAGCTCTTCTACCAGCACTGTCAGGCGATGCTGAGCGAGGCTCAGGCGGCCGTCAATGTCGTGCAGCAGCTGCGCTCGTCGCCGCGCGGCACAGTGCGTGTGAGTGTGCCGGTGACGATTTCGCAGACCATCCTGTCGCAGATCCTGCCGGAATTCATGCATCGCTACCCGGAAGTGCGCGTAGTGATGCGTGTGACGAACCGCGTGGTCGACCTGTTTGAAGATTCGATCGATGTCGCGTTGCGCGTGCGCTCCGATCCGCCGGAAAACGCCAATATCGTGGTGCGGCCGTTGTGGCGCACGCAGCAGATGCTGGTCGGCGCACCAAGCCTCTTGCAGCAAAATGCGCCGCCGCTGTTGCCGGCCGATCTGAGCCGCTTCGAAACGCTCGATGTGCCGACCGGGGATGGCCGCCATGTCTTCAATCTGATCGCCCCCGACGGCACGCGCCACGCGCACGAACACGAGCCACGCCTCGTCACCGCCGATCTGATGACGATTCGTGAAGCGGTGCTGTCCGGCGTGGGTATCGCCGCGGTGCCGGAAATGATGTATGGCAGCGCGTTGCGCGCGGGGCAGTTGTCGCCGGTGATGCCGGGCTGGACTTTGCCGACGCCGCAGTTGTACGCGGTATTCGTGTCGCGGCAGGGGATGGTGCCGGCGGTGCGAGCGTTCGTCGATTATCTGGTCGAAATGCTCGATCCGGACGAAGGCAAACACATCGCGGGCGAGTGTCCGACGCGTACCGCGCCAGAGGCCGCCGTGCAGCCGGTTCTGACCATCGCTTCATAG